From one Luteipulveratus mongoliensis genomic stretch:
- the pglZ gene encoding BREX-2 system phosphatase PglZ: MAASTVSQSMLFEMIDMVRSKGYEHGVVGVLADPGHVVQADVEHRGQKVRVRPAESALAVREALRENVIGDWLVIVTNSTDADLGSGILSHVIGHRLRRPDPWEAIRQAFSATGISANLMNHPGRRDLAAALVAAKPADGWPAAPAGVLTRGHAMSSVARAHLGLAGEIVDAVTVLSWSVRPDAGPALNSLRSSYGDALANVMVDWIASRAGASEEPVRKLLEAGSVGDLVPLGLAVSAMNAEGLTTEELQTAQLARVRLEQQLGKPLPLREALGAYGAAAAAVAGELVQSERHGVQISRLLKRADEHLIDLEAAPLAVHSDILRSGLRQRLVLLADALLRGVALAQAGQPTDEASAVIESGWVSCQRHVLARTSSREVSAFGSAVRLWRWLASPDVDGDADLGARARAHINDGAWADNAINDVYTGVDDKGLSTALNALFVAATERRDREERAFAAQLAVVTDQDSDGEMSVSSVDGPVWNLEAVLERVVIPAAKRTRVLFLVMDGMSAAAATEIVADLTETSGWVEAGATADTKRRGAALAVLPSLTEFSRASLLCGTLTRGGQDVERTGYAALTEKSAKINARLFHKKGIDTTQPGALLAGGVGAAIDDIDTQLVTVVLNTIDDALDRSDPVRTTWTADAVKHLSPILARARDAGRTVVMTADHGHVVERRGGTQRSASEITSGRSRDMSPPVQDDEVAVSGRRVLTDDHQAVLAVSEGLRYGPLKAGYHGGASAQEVVVPLIVLLPEPEVNDLDLPPLSPQTPTWWSMAERINVPVQPVIGAQPSMKPSKKKPAVQDSSLFDDQPRENEIGTTATSLGLRVVASAVYAEQRNLLGRLAIRDDQAVSIIDALAGATGLRLPRAVVATVLGVPAFRVDGALSQVRQLLNIEGYNVVRVDSDGQTVILDEQLLRDQFEVP; this comes from the coding sequence ATGGCAGCAAGCACCGTCAGCCAGTCGATGCTCTTCGAGATGATCGACATGGTGAGGAGCAAGGGCTACGAGCACGGGGTGGTGGGGGTTCTCGCCGATCCCGGGCACGTTGTACAGGCGGATGTTGAGCACCGTGGTCAGAAGGTTCGCGTCAGACCTGCTGAGTCAGCTCTGGCTGTGCGAGAAGCGTTACGTGAGAACGTGATTGGTGACTGGCTGGTCATTGTCACCAACTCAACTGATGCGGACCTTGGATCGGGGATCCTGTCGCACGTGATCGGCCACAGACTGCGCCGACCAGATCCGTGGGAAGCCATCCGACAGGCCTTCTCCGCCACCGGCATCTCCGCCAACCTGATGAATCATCCCGGACGCCGCGACCTCGCCGCCGCGCTCGTGGCTGCGAAGCCCGCAGATGGATGGCCAGCCGCACCCGCTGGCGTGCTTACTCGAGGTCATGCAATGTCGAGTGTCGCCCGGGCGCACCTCGGACTCGCCGGCGAGATCGTCGACGCGGTGACAGTTCTCAGCTGGTCCGTTCGACCGGACGCTGGGCCAGCCCTGAACAGCCTTCGCAGCAGCTATGGCGATGCGCTTGCCAACGTCATGGTCGACTGGATTGCCAGCCGCGCGGGCGCCTCCGAAGAGCCGGTTCGGAAGCTGCTCGAGGCCGGCTCTGTTGGAGACCTGGTGCCGCTTGGGCTGGCGGTGAGCGCGATGAACGCCGAAGGTCTCACGACAGAGGAGCTCCAGACCGCCCAGCTGGCAAGGGTTCGCCTTGAGCAACAGCTCGGCAAGCCCCTGCCGTTGCGCGAGGCTCTCGGAGCCTACGGCGCAGCGGCGGCTGCGGTCGCCGGTGAGCTTGTGCAGAGCGAACGTCATGGCGTCCAGATCAGTCGCCTGCTCAAACGTGCGGATGAGCACCTGATCGATCTGGAGGCGGCTCCACTCGCGGTCCACTCCGACATACTCCGCAGCGGTCTCCGCCAGCGTTTGGTCCTGCTGGCCGATGCGCTCCTGCGTGGCGTTGCCCTTGCTCAGGCGGGACAGCCGACCGACGAGGCCTCTGCCGTGATCGAATCCGGTTGGGTCAGCTGTCAGCGGCACGTGCTCGCCCGCACCTCATCGCGGGAGGTCAGTGCGTTTGGCTCCGCCGTACGTCTCTGGCGCTGGCTCGCCTCACCTGATGTCGACGGTGATGCTGATCTGGGCGCCCGAGCGCGAGCCCATATCAACGATGGCGCCTGGGCTGACAATGCGATCAACGATGTCTACACCGGTGTGGACGACAAGGGACTGTCGACGGCGCTGAACGCGCTCTTTGTGGCGGCGACCGAGCGGCGCGACCGCGAGGAGCGCGCATTCGCGGCCCAGCTCGCGGTGGTGACCGACCAGGACTCCGACGGCGAGATGTCGGTGAGCTCCGTGGACGGTCCGGTCTGGAACCTCGAGGCCGTCCTTGAGCGCGTCGTGATTCCGGCAGCCAAACGGACGCGGGTGCTCTTCCTGGTCATGGACGGGATGAGCGCTGCTGCGGCCACGGAGATCGTTGCTGACCTGACGGAGACCTCCGGTTGGGTCGAGGCCGGTGCCACCGCCGACACGAAGCGACGTGGCGCGGCTCTTGCCGTGCTTCCGTCGCTGACCGAGTTCAGTAGGGCGTCGCTCCTGTGCGGGACGCTGACTCGCGGAGGTCAAGATGTCGAGCGGACCGGATACGCAGCGCTCACCGAGAAGTCGGCCAAGATCAACGCTCGCCTCTTCCACAAGAAAGGCATCGACACGACTCAACCCGGCGCGCTGCTCGCGGGCGGTGTCGGCGCGGCGATCGACGACATCGACACCCAGCTGGTGACCGTCGTACTGAACACCATCGATGATGCGCTCGACCGCAGCGACCCCGTCCGGACGACGTGGACGGCCGATGCCGTCAAGCACCTGTCGCCGATCCTGGCTCGCGCGCGAGACGCCGGTCGTACCGTGGTGATGACCGCAGATCATGGCCACGTCGTTGAAAGGCGAGGTGGGACGCAGCGCTCCGCATCCGAGATCACCAGCGGTCGATCGCGCGACATGTCGCCTCCGGTCCAGGATGACGAGGTGGCGGTCAGCGGACGACGAGTGCTGACCGACGATCACCAGGCAGTACTCGCAGTGAGTGAAGGCCTCCGGTACGGCCCGCTCAAGGCTGGCTACCACGGCGGCGCGAGCGCGCAGGAGGTGGTCGTGCCGCTCATCGTCCTGCTGCCAGAGCCGGAGGTGAACGATCTCGATCTGCCCCCCTTGTCTCCACAGACTCCCACCTGGTGGTCGATGGCAGAGCGGATCAACGTGCCGGTGCAGCCTGTCATCGGCGCCCAACCGAGCATGAAGCCGAGCAAGAAGAAGCCTGCCGTCCAAGACTCGAGCCTCTTTGACGATCAGCCTCGTGAGAACGAGATCGGTACGACTGCGACGTCCCTCGGTCTTCGCGTCGTGGCGAGTGCTGTCTACGCTGAACAGCGAAATTTGTTGGGAAGGCTAGCAATTCGTGACGATCAGGCCGTGTCCATCATCGATGCGCTGGCCGGCGCCACTGGACTGCGGTTGCCGCGCGCGGTGGTGGCCACCGTGCTCGGCGTGCCTGCCTTCCGAGTCGACGGAGCTTTGAGCCAGGTGCGGCAGCTGCTCAACATCGAGGGCTATAACGTCGTCCGCGTCGACTCCGACGGGCAGACCGTCATCCTTGATGAGCAGCTGCTCCGTGACCAGTTCGAGGTGCCCTGA
- a CDS encoding DUF6079 family protein encodes MTTLLKDIIRIPERTGAEDYVLRLTDSVGHSAANATIDNYIVTDALTEAFDSALGLVGEAVNSGVSRGAFLAGSFGSGKSHFMAVLHALLTREPAARGINDLQAVIARHDPELEGHTILPLVFHLLGANSLEQALFDGYVRQIKALHPGAPLPAIHKSDGLFADADQMRQQLGDDTFFAGLNEAKSDAGESSSDDPWGNVLGGWDADSYLAAKSADPADFDRQKLVSALVETYYTSYVQQAEYVDLDTGLAAIATHAKGLGYDAVVLFLDELVLWLAFSVSDKAFFAREAQKLTKLVEASTGVRDIPLVSFVARQMDLRRWFADAGASGAEQDALDRAFKHQEGRFHTITLGDDNLPYVASKRLLQPKDDNGRQIMADAFANIDRSPRVWDVLLDGVNTDDQHRGADEAAFRLTYPFSPALVSTLRALAAAMQRERTALKVMQQMLVDQRATLTVDDVIPVGDSFDYIVTGNKALDPKTAELFRSANKLYTEKLRPLIRTNHSLTDAQLRDNPDAASIGYRADDRLAKTLLLSAVAPNVPALKSLTGARLASLNHGSILSPLPGNEASVVLAKVRDWARDVPEIHVDGSSNPTIRVQLSEVDYESIVERAKGEDNEGRRRELIKSLVAEGLGVELGNQDIQGAFRHEVVWRGSKRAVDIIFGNVRDSGWLSDDHFRANSGAWRIVIDHPFDDQGHSTAEDLQRLQAMQARDFQSQTVVWLPYFLAPEKIGELRRLVILNWLLEGSGDRWQSHADHLSETERVTARNILESNRSVLRRGLEDAIQQAYGAAGIRPGTLIDDPGHDQVLVSLDREFLPERPVGATLGDAFHHLVEQAYDATYPGHPRFEPTDAEIRLPMLRTVAAHVHRAVADPENRVEYEGDHMAVRRIAGPLGVGTASEMHYILTGDRFTPWSLEIEKALGRRDKEMGADPEAPITVSEMRQWISNVTPAKGLLDPASDLVIIAWAAIRQRAWFNHGAALPSAPEPGQLQPSMELRAQPMPIPADWTTARQLAGELFGIHSSAYLTAPAVADFVGQVKAKARDLSAAQPDLVAAIERANRHIGIEQDEAGGRLVTARRSAELVQQLKNLDGVALVERVARVDLETSPAAAGRSLKTAEPVTAALQSYAWDRIEPLRDATQGEGERAASAAGIIRDLRDALHADEIVTGIGGALARTDNEIFAWLAASTPVEPLAPASPKPAPANPNQQGSSRRAAGGSNEDVLRQASAFLESHPEREIEISWQVRE; translated from the coding sequence ATGACGACGCTTCTGAAGGACATCATCCGGATCCCTGAGCGCACCGGCGCCGAGGACTACGTCCTTCGGCTGACCGACTCGGTCGGGCACTCCGCCGCCAATGCGACGATCGACAACTACATCGTCACGGATGCGTTGACCGAAGCATTCGACTCCGCCCTCGGCCTCGTCGGTGAGGCCGTGAACTCCGGAGTGAGCCGCGGTGCGTTCCTCGCAGGGTCGTTCGGCTCCGGCAAGTCGCACTTCATGGCTGTCCTGCACGCACTGCTCACACGCGAGCCGGCTGCGCGCGGCATCAACGATCTCCAGGCGGTCATCGCGCGGCACGACCCGGAACTCGAGGGGCACACGATCCTGCCGCTCGTCTTTCACCTGCTCGGTGCGAACAGCCTTGAGCAGGCGCTGTTTGACGGTTACGTCCGTCAGATCAAAGCTCTGCACCCGGGCGCTCCCTTGCCAGCTATCCACAAGTCGGACGGTCTCTTCGCGGATGCCGATCAGATGCGTCAACAGCTGGGTGACGACACGTTCTTCGCCGGCCTGAACGAGGCGAAGAGTGACGCAGGAGAGTCCTCGTCCGACGACCCCTGGGGCAACGTCCTTGGCGGCTGGGATGCCGACTCGTACCTCGCCGCGAAGTCGGCCGATCCAGCCGACTTCGATCGCCAGAAGCTCGTCAGCGCACTGGTGGAGACCTACTACACGTCGTACGTCCAGCAGGCCGAGTATGTCGACCTTGACACGGGCCTCGCGGCGATCGCCACTCATGCCAAGGGTCTCGGCTACGACGCGGTCGTGCTCTTCTTGGATGAGCTCGTGCTCTGGCTCGCCTTCTCTGTGTCAGACAAGGCGTTCTTCGCGCGGGAGGCGCAGAAGCTGACCAAGCTTGTTGAGGCATCCACGGGCGTACGAGATATTCCCCTGGTCAGCTTCGTGGCTCGGCAGATGGACCTACGCCGATGGTTCGCCGATGCGGGTGCGAGCGGAGCCGAGCAGGATGCCTTGGACCGGGCGTTCAAGCACCAGGAGGGCCGCTTCCACACGATCACGCTGGGCGACGACAACCTGCCCTATGTCGCGAGTAAGCGATTGCTGCAGCCCAAGGACGACAACGGCCGGCAGATCATGGCCGATGCCTTTGCCAACATTGACCGTTCGCCGCGGGTGTGGGACGTCCTGCTCGACGGCGTCAACACCGACGATCAGCACCGAGGCGCTGACGAAGCAGCCTTCCGACTGACCTACCCCTTCTCGCCGGCCCTCGTATCCACGTTGCGCGCATTGGCCGCAGCCATGCAGAGAGAGCGCACGGCGCTCAAGGTGATGCAGCAGATGCTGGTCGACCAGCGTGCAACGTTGACCGTCGACGATGTCATCCCGGTCGGCGACTCCTTCGACTACATCGTGACCGGCAACAAGGCGCTCGACCCCAAGACAGCCGAGCTGTTCAGGTCGGCCAACAAGCTGTACACGGAGAAACTGCGGCCGCTCATCCGCACCAATCACTCGCTCACCGATGCGCAGCTGCGAGACAACCCGGACGCGGCCTCGATCGGGTACCGCGCCGACGACCGGCTCGCCAAGACGCTGCTGCTCTCAGCAGTTGCGCCGAACGTACCCGCGCTCAAGTCGCTCACGGGTGCGCGACTGGCGTCCCTCAACCACGGTTCGATCCTGTCTCCGTTGCCGGGCAACGAAGCCAGCGTCGTGCTCGCCAAGGTGCGCGACTGGGCACGCGACGTCCCCGAGATCCACGTTGACGGATCCTCCAACCCCACGATCCGTGTCCAGCTGTCCGAGGTCGACTACGAGTCGATCGTCGAGCGCGCGAAGGGCGAGGACAACGAAGGCCGCCGTCGTGAGCTCATCAAGTCGCTTGTCGCAGAGGGCCTCGGCGTCGAGCTTGGCAACCAGGACATCCAGGGGGCGTTCCGCCACGAGGTCGTGTGGCGCGGCTCGAAGCGGGCCGTGGACATCATCTTCGGCAACGTCCGCGACAGCGGCTGGCTGTCTGACGACCACTTCCGTGCCAACTCCGGCGCGTGGCGGATCGTCATCGACCATCCCTTTGATGACCAGGGACACTCGACCGCCGAGGATCTGCAGCGGCTGCAGGCGATGCAGGCACGCGACTTCCAGTCGCAGACCGTGGTCTGGCTCCCCTACTTCCTTGCTCCTGAGAAGATCGGTGAGCTTCGTCGACTCGTCATCCTCAACTGGCTTCTTGAAGGATCGGGTGACCGCTGGCAGAGCCACGCCGACCACCTGAGCGAGACCGAGCGGGTGACTGCCCGCAACATTCTCGAGTCCAACCGAAGCGTCCTGCGCCGCGGCTTGGAGGATGCGATTCAGCAGGCGTACGGCGCGGCCGGTATTCGTCCGGGCACGCTCATCGACGACCCGGGCCACGACCAGGTGCTGGTTTCCCTCGACCGAGAGTTTTTGCCTGAGCGGCCGGTGGGCGCGACGCTCGGCGATGCTTTCCACCACCTCGTCGAGCAGGCTTACGACGCAACGTATCCGGGTCACCCACGCTTCGAGCCGACCGACGCAGAGATCCGACTCCCGATGCTGCGCACGGTCGCCGCGCACGTACATCGCGCCGTCGCGGATCCTGAAAACCGAGTGGAGTACGAAGGCGACCACATGGCCGTACGGCGGATCGCCGGGCCGCTTGGTGTCGGCACCGCGTCCGAGATGCACTACATCCTGACCGGAGACCGGTTCACTCCTTGGAGTCTCGAGATCGAGAAGGCCCTCGGCCGGCGAGACAAGGAGATGGGCGCCGACCCTGAAGCACCGATCACGGTGAGCGAGATGCGCCAGTGGATCAGCAACGTGACGCCGGCCAAGGGACTGCTCGACCCGGCCAGCGACCTGGTCATCATCGCGTGGGCGGCCATACGGCAGCGGGCGTGGTTCAACCACGGTGCAGCGCTGCCGAGCGCGCCCGAGCCCGGGCAGCTGCAGCCGAGCATGGAGCTGCGGGCCCAGCCGATGCCGATTCCAGCCGACTGGACCACCGCACGCCAGCTGGCCGGCGAGCTCTTTGGGATTCACTCGTCCGCCTATCTCACCGCTCCGGCGGTCGCCGACTTTGTTGGCCAGGTCAAGGCGAAGGCACGCGACCTGAGCGCGGCGCAGCCGGATCTGGTTGCGGCCATCGAGCGCGCCAACCGCCACATTGGCATTGAGCAGGATGAAGCTGGCGGTCGCCTTGTCACTGCACGGCGGAGCGCCGAGCTCGTCCAACAGCTCAAGAATCTCGACGGAGTCGCGCTCGTTGAGCGAGTCGCGCGGGTGGACCTTGAGACGAGCCCCGCCGCGGCCGGCCGCTCGCTGAAGACTGCCGAGCCAGTGACCGCCGCCCTCCAGTCGTACGCATGGGATCGGATCGAACCGCTGCGCGATGCCACGCAGGGGGAGGGCGAGCGCGCCGCGTCAGCCGCAGGGATCATCCGCGACCTGCGCGACGCACTCCATGCGGATGAGATCGTGACCGGGATCGGGGGCGCGCTCGCGAGGACCGACAACGAGATCTTCGCCTGGCTGGCAGCGAGCACACCGGTCGAACCGCTGGCGCCGGCAAGCCCGAAGCCGGCACCTGCCAACCCGAACCAGCAGGGCTCGAGCCGTCGTGCCGCTGGTGGCTCCAATGAGGACGTGCTCCGACAGGCCAGCGCTTTCCTCGAGTCTCACCCCGAGCGCGAGATCGAGATCAGCTGGCAGGTGCGCGAATGA